The Coffea arabica cultivar ET-39 chromosome 8e, Coffea Arabica ET-39 HiFi, whole genome shotgun sequence genome window below encodes:
- the LOC113703904 gene encoding putative F-box protein At5g55150 isoform X1, whose translation MGDSVWSSLLPDLLVSIATKIQLVEDFMAFRGVCTSWRAAAHVDKFVKSWPNVPLLMLAEKEDSDDREFYSLSRGRIWRTLSLPEAKGKKCIESRGWLMTIGKSGDVNLLHPFSGVQIELPHLFTFPAHELEVDPCFFVIKAVLSASPSHTSEFVLVVVGGAGRFLGFWRPGDKSWTRMESSPNGAFNDVNFYNGAFNDVNFYNGKGYAITYGGDIWVWDISDPTVAHYGFTIDRELIKCRESYLVESDGELLIVARDGAALEDDDEETYGATNFRVIQLDLIKRGWKEITNVGERAIFVGHNGAFSIDATSFPNVIKPNCIYFTDDAIEAYTFTQQGGGKDMGVYNLEDGGRIERFDGVQSFSLIGPPVWVAPSF comes from the coding sequence atgggaGATTCAGTTTGGTCGAGTCTTTTACCCGATCTGTTGGTCAGCATAGCGACAAAGATACAACTGGTCGAAGACTTCATGGCTTTCAGAGGGGTTTGCACTTCATGGCGTGCCGCTGCACATGTGGACAAGTTTGTTAAGTCATGGCCCAATGTTCCATTGCTGATGCTTGCAGAGAAGGAGGACAGTGATGATCGAGAATTCTACAGTCTATCCAGAGGTAGGATTTGGAGGACGTTGTCACTACCCGAAGcaaaaggtaaaaaatgcaTTGAATCAAGAGGGTGGTTGATGACGATAGGAAAGTCCGGAGACGTGAACTTGTTGCATCCTTTCTCGGGGGTCCAAATTGAGCTCCCACATCTATTCACGTTCCCCGCCCATGAATTAGAGGTCGATCCTTGTTTTTTTGTAATAAAAGCTGTTTTATCGGCGAGTCCTTCACATACATCGGAGTTTGTTCTGGTGGTGGTTGGTGGTGCTGGCCGATTTCTGGGGTTTTGGAGACCAGGAGACAAGTCTTGGACAAGAATGGAATCTTCACCGAATGGTGCCTTCAACgatgttaatttttataatggtGCCTTCAACgatgttaatttttataatggaAAAGGCTACGCAATCACTTATGGTGGCGATATTTGGGTTTGGGATATTTCAGATCCTACGGTAGCTCATTATGGTTTTACCATAGATCGGGAGTTGATCAAATGTAGAGAGTCGTATCTTGTAGAATCAGATGGTGAATTACTAATAGTTGCACGGGATGGGGCTGCACTtgaggatgatgatgaggaGACCTATGGGGCTACCAATTTTCGAGTCATACAACTGGATTTAATCAAGAGGGGATGGAAGGAGATCACCAATGTGGGGGAGAGGGCCATTTTTGTTGGGCATAATGGTGCATTTTCGATTGATGCCACTAGCTTTCCGAACGTAATCAAGCCAAATTGCATCTATTTCACGGATGATGCAATAGAAGCCTATACTTTTACTCAGCAAGGGGGTGGGAAGGACATGGGTGTCTACAATCTTGAAGATGGTGGACGGATTGAACGTTTTGACGGTGTCCAGTCGTTTAGTTTGATCGGTCCACCAGTTTGGGTAGCACCATCTTTCTAA
- the LOC113703904 gene encoding putative F-box protein At5g55150 isoform X2, with translation MAFRGVCTSWRAAAHVDKFVKSWPNVPLLMLAEKEDSDDREFYSLSRGRIWRTLSLPEAKGKKCIESRGWLMTIGKSGDVNLLHPFSGVQIELPHLFTFPAHELEVDPCFFVIKAVLSASPSHTSEFVLVVVGGAGRFLGFWRPGDKSWTRMESSPNGAFNDVNFYNGAFNDVNFYNGKGYAITYGGDIWVWDISDPTVAHYGFTIDRELIKCRESYLVESDGELLIVARDGAALEDDDEETYGATNFRVIQLDLIKRGWKEITNVGERAIFVGHNGAFSIDATSFPNVIKPNCIYFTDDAIEAYTFTQQGGGKDMGVYNLEDGGRIERFDGVQSFSLIGPPVWVAPSF, from the coding sequence ATGGCTTTCAGAGGGGTTTGCACTTCATGGCGTGCCGCTGCACATGTGGACAAGTTTGTTAAGTCATGGCCCAATGTTCCATTGCTGATGCTTGCAGAGAAGGAGGACAGTGATGATCGAGAATTCTACAGTCTATCCAGAGGTAGGATTTGGAGGACGTTGTCACTACCCGAAGcaaaaggtaaaaaatgcaTTGAATCAAGAGGGTGGTTGATGACGATAGGAAAGTCCGGAGACGTGAACTTGTTGCATCCTTTCTCGGGGGTCCAAATTGAGCTCCCACATCTATTCACGTTCCCCGCCCATGAATTAGAGGTCGATCCTTGTTTTTTTGTAATAAAAGCTGTTTTATCGGCGAGTCCTTCACATACATCGGAGTTTGTTCTGGTGGTGGTTGGTGGTGCTGGCCGATTTCTGGGGTTTTGGAGACCAGGAGACAAGTCTTGGACAAGAATGGAATCTTCACCGAATGGTGCCTTCAACgatgttaatttttataatggtGCCTTCAACgatgttaatttttataatggaAAAGGCTACGCAATCACTTATGGTGGCGATATTTGGGTTTGGGATATTTCAGATCCTACGGTAGCTCATTATGGTTTTACCATAGATCGGGAGTTGATCAAATGTAGAGAGTCGTATCTTGTAGAATCAGATGGTGAATTACTAATAGTTGCACGGGATGGGGCTGCACTtgaggatgatgatgaggaGACCTATGGGGCTACCAATTTTCGAGTCATACAACTGGATTTAATCAAGAGGGGATGGAAGGAGATCACCAATGTGGGGGAGAGGGCCATTTTTGTTGGGCATAATGGTGCATTTTCGATTGATGCCACTAGCTTTCCGAACGTAATCAAGCCAAATTGCATCTATTTCACGGATGATGCAATAGAAGCCTATACTTTTACTCAGCAAGGGGGTGGGAAGGACATGGGTGTCTACAATCTTGAAGATGGTGGACGGATTGAACGTTTTGACGGTGTCCAGTCGTTTAGTTTGATCGGTCCACCAGTTTGGGTAGCACCATCTTTCTAA